One region of Bradyrhizobium betae genomic DNA includes:
- a CDS encoding ATP-binding protein, with protein sequence MTVAIEMGQTTAGAVAAMDLEELLATRLLVQGNSGSGKSHLLRRLLEQSAPWVQQAIIDPEGDFVTLAERFGHLVIEAEDHTERGLQIAGERARLHRVSTVLNLEGLDAENQMRRAAAFLGGLFDVDRDHWYPMLVVVDEAQLFAPAVAGEVSDEARKLSLGAMTNLMCRGRKRGLAGIIATQRLAKLAKNVAAEASNFLMGRTFLDIDMARAADLLGMERRQAEAFRDLERGQFMALGPALSRRPLRLNIGPTDTHARNSTPRLMPLPEALADMRAVILAAPPPDASRPQRRPAPDLLEQLRAAKAAAPDIGPEMVEVPVSAEELAERRERVDRTLRAVLAEPDAGFRAVGVLYQEFVVRCRIEGLGSAVPHLTEFRRMLTRARAGLGAEHAEDDAWQDVSLRASILPDDMQGVFMMIARAAKEGWPCPGDAAIARAYGSHSLRRAQRLLGYMEEQGLIVCQLDGAGRRFVTLVELAWATAPGDPNGDDLPAEPAQSTAPA encoded by the coding sequence ATGACGGTTGCGATCGAGATGGGGCAGACCACGGCGGGCGCCGTGGCGGCCATGGACCTCGAGGAACTGCTGGCGACCCGCCTTCTGGTGCAGGGCAATTCAGGCTCCGGCAAGTCGCATCTGCTGCGCCGGCTGCTGGAGCAGAGCGCGCCCTGGGTGCAGCAGGCCATCATCGACCCCGAAGGCGATTTCGTCACGCTGGCCGAGCGTTTCGGCCATCTGGTGATCGAGGCCGAGGATCACACCGAGCGCGGCCTTCAGATCGCCGGCGAGCGCGCCCGGCTGCATCGCGTCTCCACCGTGCTCAATCTCGAAGGTCTCGACGCCGAGAACCAGATGCGGCGGGCGGCGGCGTTCCTCGGCGGCCTGTTCGACGTCGACCGCGACCACTGGTATCCGATGCTGGTGGTGGTGGACGAGGCGCAGCTGTTCGCACCCGCAGTCGCGGGCGAAGTCTCGGACGAAGCGCGCAAACTGTCGCTCGGCGCGATGACCAATCTGATGTGCCGCGGCCGCAAGCGCGGGCTCGCCGGCATCATCGCGACCCAGCGCCTCGCCAAGCTCGCCAAGAACGTCGCGGCGGAAGCCTCCAACTTCCTGATGGGCCGCACCTTCCTCGACATCGACATGGCGCGCGCCGCCGACCTGCTCGGCATGGAGCGGCGGCAGGCGGAAGCCTTTCGCGATCTCGAGCGCGGACAGTTCATGGCGCTGGGACCTGCGCTGTCGCGCCGTCCGCTGCGCTTGAATATCGGACCGACCGACACCCATGCGCGCAACTCGACGCCGCGGCTGATGCCGCTGCCGGAGGCGCTCGCGGACATGCGCGCCGTGATCCTGGCCGCGCCGCCGCCCGATGCCAGCCGGCCGCAGCGCCGGCCCGCACCGGATCTGCTCGAACAGCTCCGCGCCGCGAAGGCAGCCGCGCCGGACATCGGGCCCGAAATGGTCGAGGTGCCGGTCAGTGCGGAAGAGCTCGCGGAACGGCGCGAGCGCGTGGATCGGACGCTTCGCGCGGTGCTCGCCGAACCCGATGCCGGCTTCCGCGCCGTCGGCGTGCTCTACCAGGAGTTCGTGGTTCGCTGCCGCATCGAAGGGCTCGGCTCCGCGGTGCCTCACCTCACCGAATTCCGCCGCATGCTGACTCGCGCGCGCGCCGGGCTCGGCGCCGAGCATGCCGAGGACGACGCCTGGCAGGACGTCTCGCTGCGCGCCTCGATCCTGCCCGACGATATGCAGGGCGTGTTCATGATGATCGCGCGCGCGGCGAAGGAAGGCTGGCCCTGCCCCGGCGACGCCGCGATCGCCCGCGCCTACGGCTCGCATTCGCTGCGCCGGGCGCAGCGTTTGCTCGGCTACATGGAGGAGCAGGGCTTGATCGTCTGCCAGCTCGACGGCGCAGGCCGCAGGTTCGTGACGCTGGTGGAACTGGCCTGGGCCACGGCGCCGGGCGATCCCAATGGCGACGATCTGCCGGCGGAGCCGGCGCAGAGCACCGCGCCGGCCTAG
- a CDS encoding YkgJ family cysteine cluster protein, with protein sequence MRSVVRAVEAGATTMKGVIDATGLSRLKIERALSALEKQKLLVRDGQGFRATGLPKTAPNTRQCGSCNACCDVLEVAAVDKPVNQLCRHWQTGTGCTIYDRRPQMCRSFVCAWLQGHLDDEWFPATSGIIVHFSQDAVNVTVDDHCPDRWREEPYFSKLAEWSLNGIRRIGNRGYATLIVSGANRFLLLGRTVVPEPTLFGTAFLPLTADTFRFWKATSQDHLQRLHERIAEIERIGQEFGSCVIPGNEDDDPQAPYRPALLRLSGHA encoded by the coding sequence ATGCGGAGCGTCGTCCGCGCGGTAGAGGCAGGCGCGACGACGATGAAGGGCGTGATCGACGCCACCGGACTGTCTCGTCTCAAGATCGAGCGTGCGCTGAGCGCGCTGGAGAAGCAGAAGCTGCTGGTCCGCGACGGCCAGGGTTTTCGCGCGACCGGCCTGCCGAAGACGGCGCCCAATACGAGGCAATGCGGATCGTGCAACGCCTGCTGCGATGTGCTGGAGGTGGCGGCCGTCGACAAGCCGGTGAACCAGCTTTGCCGGCATTGGCAGACGGGCACCGGCTGCACCATCTACGACCGCCGTCCGCAGATGTGCCGGTCGTTCGTCTGCGCCTGGCTGCAAGGCCATCTCGACGACGAATGGTTTCCGGCGACATCGGGCATCATCGTGCATTTCAGCCAGGACGCGGTCAACGTCACCGTTGACGATCATTGCCCCGATCGCTGGCGCGAGGAGCCGTATTTCAGCAAGCTCGCCGAATGGTCGCTCAACGGCATCAGGCGAATCGGCAACCGCGGCTACGCGACCCTCATCGTCTCAGGCGCCAACAGATTCCTGCTGCTCGGACGCACCGTCGTTCCAGAGCCGACGCTGTTCGGCACCGCGTTCCTGCCGCTCACGGCCGACACGTTCCGGTTCTGGAAGGCGACGTCGCAGGACCATCTGCAGCGGCTGCACGAGCGCATCGCCGAGATCGAGCGGATCGGGCAGGAGTTCGGGTCCTGCGTCATCCCCGGGAACGAGGACGACGATCCGCAAGCCCCCTACCGGCCCGCGCTTCTGCGGCTGTCCGGTCACGCCTGA